Proteins encoded by one window of Arachis hypogaea cultivar Tifrunner chromosome 1, arahy.Tifrunner.gnm2.J5K5, whole genome shotgun sequence:
- the LOC112798584 gene encoding uncharacterized protein — protein MVDVDRRMTGLNPAHVAGLRRLSVRAAAPLSPSVTLRNGLLSFSSLANKVATHLRNSGIQVEPGLTDTEFAIAEAEFGFTFPPDLRAVLAAGLPVGAGFPDWRASGISRQLLRCSLELPAAAVSVHVARNAMWAKTWGPRPNEQTKALCVARNALKRAPILVPIFDHCYVPCNPCLAGNPVFFIDEERMFRCGFDLSDFFERESLFRSSDAGNMSSRRNFNVSGGKKPRWIDFWSDAVTDFRRKSSSSAAMASPERFLDIRRWKVPKGVEQYIERIGSCLKDGGWSESEVSEMVQVSGSGLGLDPGSDLCSGLDNQGVLDALLLKADRFSDSLRNSGWSSEEVSDALWFNFQPGKDQKPAKKLSFEQVERIGKLAESVSQSLYVEIDLGSVK, from the coding sequence ATGGTCGACGTGGACCGGAGGATGACGGGTCTGAACCCGGCTCACGTAGCCGGTCTAAGGCGACTCTCCGTCCGAGCTGCCGCCCCTCTTTCACCATCCGTCACCCTACGCAACGGCCTGCTCTCGTTCTCTTCCCTCGCAAACAAAGTCGCCACCCATCTCCGCAACTCAGGTATCCAGGTCGAGCCGGGTCTCACCGACACTGAGTTCGCCATCGCGGAGGCGGAATTTGGCTTCACCTTCCCTCCAGACCTCCGCGCCGTCTTGGCTGCCGGACTTCCCGTCGGCGCCGGATTTCCGGACTGGCGCGCCTCGGGCATCTCCCGCCAACTCCTCCGCTGCTCGCTGGAGCTCCCAGCTGCTGCGGTCTCCGTCCACGTGGCAAGAAACGCGATGTGGGCCAAGACGTGGGGCCCAAGGCCCAACGAGCAAACGAAGGCGTTATGTGTGGCCAGGAACGCGCTCAAGAGAGCGCCGATTCTTGTCCCAATCTTTGACCATTGCTACGTTCCATGCAACCCTTGCCTCGCTGGGAACCCTGTCTTCTTCATCGACGAGGAACGCATGTTCCGATGCGGCTTCGACCTCTCGGATTTCTTCGAGCGGGAGTCTCTGTTTCGAAGCTCCGACGCTGGGAATATGTCGTCACGGCGGAATTTCAATGTTTCCGGCGGAAAGAAGCCGCGGTGGATAGATTTCTGGAGCGACGCCGTCACGGATTTTCGTAGAAAATCGTCGTCGTCGGCGGCGATGGCTTCGCCGGAGAGGTTTTTGGACATTCGGCGGTGGAAAGTGCCGAAGGGCGTGGAGCAGTATATAGAGCGAATCGGGTCGTGTTTGAAGGACGGTGGATGGAGCGAATCTGAGGTATCAGAAATGGTTCAGGTTTCAGGTTCCGGTTTGGGTTTGGATCCAGGTTCGGATTTGTGTTCGGGTTTGGATAATCAGGGGGTATTAGATGCTTTGTTGTTGAAAGCAGATAGGTTCTCAGACTCGCTCCGGAATTCTGGGTGGAGCTCCGAAGAGGTTTCGGATGCTCTGTGGTTCAATTTTCAACCGGGGAAGGACCAGAAACCGGCTAAAAAGCTGTCATTTGAACAGGTTGAAAGGATTGGGAAACTGGCGGAATCGGTTTCCCAGTCACTATACGTGGAAATAGATTTAGGATCAGTTAAATAG